One genomic region from Streptomyces sp. Li-HN-5-11 encodes:
- a CDS encoding aminoglycoside phosphotransferase family protein, translating to MQASEARRAVAAAMSTASSLGLTVDDAIVLHDSNKLTLRLLPCDVLARVAPAAHQVARFEVELAQRLATSGCPVAVLDPRVEPRAYERDGFVVTLWTYYEPATPGEISPADYAHALERLHAGMRGLDVPAPHFTDRVEQAQRLVANHDRTPALADTDRALLGDTLRNLRRVIDERGGTEQLLHGEPHPGNLLTTKNGLLFIDLETCCRGPVEFDLAHAPEEVVDHCPGVDQDLLRDCRLLVLAMITTWRWDRDDQLPNGRRLGTEWLSRIRSAS from the coding sequence ATGCAGGCGTCAGAAGCCCGGCGTGCGGTGGCCGCGGCCATGTCGACCGCCTCGTCACTCGGCCTGACAGTCGACGACGCGATCGTCCTTCATGACTCGAACAAGCTCACTCTGCGTCTGCTGCCTTGTGACGTCCTGGCCCGGGTGGCGCCTGCGGCACACCAGGTCGCACGGTTCGAGGTCGAGTTGGCTCAACGGCTCGCCACATCCGGATGCCCTGTGGCTGTCCTGGACCCACGAGTGGAGCCACGCGCCTATGAACGTGACGGCTTCGTGGTCACGCTGTGGACCTACTACGAGCCCGCGACACCTGGAGAGATCTCCCCAGCCGACTACGCCCATGCGCTCGAGCGATTGCACGCCGGCATGCGCGGGCTCGATGTCCCGGCGCCGCACTTCACGGATCGCGTGGAGCAGGCGCAACGACTGGTGGCGAACCACGACCGCACTCCGGCCCTCGCCGACACGGACCGGGCACTGCTTGGCGACACGCTACGAAACCTGAGACGAGTGATCGACGAGCGCGGCGGCACCGAGCAACTGCTGCACGGCGAACCGCACCCGGGCAACCTGCTCACCACGAAAAACGGGCTGCTGTTCATCGACCTCGAGACGTGTTGCCGTGGACCCGTCGAATTCGACCTCGCCCATGCACCCGAAGAAGTCGTCGACCACTGTCCGGGTGTCGATCAAGACCTGCTGCGCGACTGCCGGCTCCTCGTGCTGGCGATGATCACGACATGGCGCTGGGACCGAGACGACCAGCTCCCGAACGGGCGCCGGCTGGGCACGGAGTGGCTCAGCCGGATCCGATCGGCGTCATGA
- a CDS encoding SUKH-4 family immunity protein codes for MTDAELASLLAGCARCPYPGAWQTPPLVERGVDGVRYALVAVDPGLSALGVRRADGSLWYLPEDDDPSLVNSGVEMFVAFSRAYEEAAVEAAAYEGPGDDLGDGLDDTEAVDLAEQAADALTETLLERFEALDAEAVADENSFWHTAAEELGYGMSV; via the coding sequence ATGACCGATGCCGAGCTCGCCTCACTCCTGGCCGGATGTGCCCGCTGCCCGTACCCGGGGGCATGGCAGACCCCACCCCTCGTCGAACGCGGCGTCGACGGCGTGCGGTATGCCCTGGTCGCGGTCGACCCAGGGCTCAGCGCGCTAGGCGTACGGCGTGCCGACGGCTCGCTGTGGTACCTGCCCGAGGACGACGATCCCAGCCTGGTGAACTCCGGCGTCGAGATGTTCGTCGCCTTCAGCCGCGCTTACGAGGAGGCCGCCGTCGAGGCCGCCGCGTACGAGGGTCCCGGCGACGACCTGGGCGACGGTCTGGACGACACCGAGGCCGTGGACCTGGCCGAGCAGGCCGCCGACGCGCTCACCGAGACGTTGCTGGAACGATTCGAGGCGCTTGACGCCGAGGCCGTCGCCGACGAGAACTCCTTCTGGCACACCGCAGCCGAGGAACTGGGCTACGGCATGAGCGTGTGA
- a CDS encoding RNA polymerase sigma factor: MRAVERDGWADRALVAAAQSGDRRALDELPAACLPLVYNIVGRALDGHQDVDDAVQETLVRVVDRLGDLHDPSAFRSWLVAIAMRQVRDRWRARRTQPVAYGAPFETSSEASFGAADPVADFVDLTILRLELSGQRRETALATRWLDLDDRELPALWWLEAAGELSRADLVGALGLKAGHVSVRVQRLKQQLETARVASCAPRTGRAWSPPRNCWPVSPWCRCPRCWRPSSPR; encoded by the coding sequence ATGCGGGCTGTGGAGCGGGACGGGTGGGCCGACCGGGCGCTGGTGGCGGCGGCGCAGAGCGGGGACCGACGCGCACTCGACGAATTGCCGGCCGCCTGCCTGCCGCTGGTCTACAACATCGTCGGCCGCGCCCTGGACGGGCACCAGGATGTCGACGACGCGGTGCAGGAGACGCTGGTGCGCGTGGTCGACCGCCTTGGCGACCTCCATGACCCGTCCGCTTTCCGCTCGTGGCTGGTGGCGATCGCGATGCGGCAGGTGCGCGACCGGTGGCGGGCCCGTCGGACCCAGCCGGTGGCCTACGGCGCGCCTTTCGAGACGTCGTCCGAAGCGTCGTTCGGGGCGGCTGATCCGGTTGCCGACTTCGTCGATCTGACCATCCTGCGGCTGGAACTGTCCGGTCAGCGGCGGGAGACGGCGCTGGCCACCCGATGGCTGGACCTGGACGACCGCGAGCTGCCGGCCCTGTGGTGGCTGGAGGCCGCGGGGGAGCTGAGCCGAGCGGACCTGGTCGGCGCGCTGGGCCTGAAGGCCGGGCACGTCTCGGTGCGGGTCCAGCGGCTGAAGCAGCAGCTCGAGACGGCCCGCGTCGCGTCATGTGCGCCGCGCACTGGCAGGGCCTGGTCCCCTCCGAGGAACTGCTGGCCGGTCTCGCCCTGGTGCCGGTGCCCACGCTGCTGGCGGCCAAGCTCACCGCGATGA
- a CDS encoding putative T7SS-secreted protein translates to MSGWGELGVELLSGGKNLLDEGKREAGHLVDEGAGLTGQVLDAAGAHGAARVVRDGGHEVASYLGAHVDEQQLSADAEPYELIHGTPSTIREKSRHLLALAMAFEEVGVGMKAVDSAGWKGEAADTFREKFAVHPAKWLRAAEACQEAAAALNGFADTIEWAQRQAREAVRLYKQGKSASDAHLKQVHSYDLKLELGSDDPGPRPSEQDPGAPGMREAHEVLDAARRQRDKIASETESKLRAALKHAPKEPPAVQQLKLDGMDLLAADSIDGAHVFAGVVKGTAGIVDFARGLDPLDPYNLTHPAAFLQNKVQLLGGVVSMATHPERALASGWKAFQSDPAQFFGELLPQAALAAGSGGAGAAAEVAEDGALAAEGAEAAAGESGVAETPGAAESQTPGDVESGGTDPVNLATGKMFLDQTDVSLPGAPGFAFKRRVESGCTHGRWFGPSWASTVDQRLDITPAGIRFLHEDGMRLFYPHPAPGLPVLPTHGPRWPLNREAGGYTVTDPQTRRVWHFADRNEELAELVQIDDSNGNWITFAYDGAGVPEAIVLSTGQRLRLECADGLITGLHLAGAGDDGADLQLLRYGYARGDLTEVTNSSGQPLRFTYDDARRITSWTDTNGYSYTYEYDDRDRCVAQGGAEGHMGLRLSYGERDPETGLRTTTAVNGEGAARQYFVNDLHQIVAIVDPAGHTRRFTRDRFNRLLSETDALGRTTSYRYDDMGNATEIIRPDGRRTTLSYDDRGLLTRIVRPDGSTVRQEFDDRGNRTSVADSAGGKTFFTYDASGRLTGLRDQYGRVTDIRCDAAGLPVEVRDHTGNVMRYERDPLGRVTSITDPLGATGEMEWSVEGKVTRRRNPDGTEEAWTYDGEGNCLTHTNTIGGVTRFEYSQFDLLTARIEPDGTRHEFEYDSELRLTRVTNPQGLTWTYEYDLVGRPVTETDFGGRTTRYSYNAAGELISRTNALGQTVTFEHNELGQVVRKSADGEVMTYTYDFTDRIARAANSHTDLTLLRDRQGRLVSERINDRELSYRYDEFGRLTGRTTPAGAESVWEFDSVGQPCRLTADGRPVTLEYDRVGRETGRRFGESLIVTRSFDAMNRLISQAVDHPRGRIQSRAYEYRADGSLTKVHDQLNGVRRYELDLAGRATRVSGEGWAESYSYDALGNQTAADWPARPFGDDGCGERAYQGADLVGAGRIRYEHDAAGRVVLRQKTRLSRKPDTWRYSWDAEDRLTQVVTPDGTVWRYQYDALGRRTGKQRIAENGVDALEQVDFTWDGVSLCEQTTRWGESSDSVTLTWHLHGPEAVAQSERRTMAEASQEEVDARFFAIVSDLSGTPCELIDESGEIAWRSLSTNWGKLSWPVRSQAYTPLRFPGQYFDSETGLNYNYLRYYDPEVGQYVSQDPLGLAPAANPVGYVDRPSVTCDPLGLAPQKSPIPPKPYETPNLADWAKHFNPEGGMKNCTYVGEALDRYLGGQGFHPVPGDMGGLQSLDRLQSVYGKTFDDTNFWDMVDHIRNAGDGARGLVAALPEEGAGHVFNIVNRQGRVLFLDVQTGFVDPMAFKSFKLMRTN, encoded by the coding sequence ATGTCGGGGTGGGGTGAGCTCGGAGTTGAGCTCCTGAGCGGGGGCAAGAATCTCCTCGACGAGGGCAAGCGTGAGGCCGGGCACCTGGTCGACGAGGGAGCCGGTCTCACCGGCCAGGTGCTCGACGCGGCCGGCGCGCACGGCGCGGCCCGGGTGGTGCGGGACGGCGGGCACGAGGTCGCTTCCTACCTCGGAGCGCACGTTGACGAACAGCAGCTGTCAGCGGATGCCGAGCCGTATGAGCTGATCCACGGCACACCGTCGACGATCCGCGAGAAGAGCAGGCACCTGCTCGCCCTGGCCATGGCCTTCGAGGAAGTCGGCGTGGGCATGAAGGCCGTGGACTCGGCAGGGTGGAAGGGCGAGGCCGCGGACACCTTCCGGGAGAAGTTCGCTGTCCATCCGGCCAAGTGGCTGCGGGCCGCGGAAGCCTGCCAGGAGGCAGCCGCGGCACTGAACGGCTTCGCCGACACGATCGAATGGGCACAGCGGCAGGCGCGGGAAGCCGTCCGTCTGTACAAGCAGGGCAAGTCCGCCTCGGACGCGCACCTGAAGCAGGTCCACTCCTACGACCTCAAGCTGGAACTGGGCAGCGACGACCCCGGGCCCCGCCCCTCCGAGCAGGACCCCGGCGCGCCGGGGATGCGGGAGGCGCATGAGGTCCTCGACGCGGCCCGTCGCCAGCGGGACAAGATCGCTTCGGAGACGGAGAGCAAGCTCAGGGCGGCGCTCAAGCATGCCCCGAAGGAGCCTCCGGCCGTTCAGCAGTTGAAGCTGGACGGCATGGATCTGCTGGCAGCCGACTCCATCGACGGGGCGCACGTCTTCGCCGGCGTCGTCAAGGGCACGGCGGGCATCGTGGACTTCGCACGTGGCCTGGACCCCCTGGACCCGTACAACCTCACGCACCCGGCGGCCTTCCTGCAGAACAAGGTGCAGCTGCTCGGGGGAGTGGTCAGCATGGCCACGCATCCCGAACGCGCCCTCGCATCGGGCTGGAAGGCCTTCCAGTCGGACCCGGCCCAGTTCTTCGGGGAACTGCTCCCCCAGGCCGCCCTGGCCGCGGGGTCGGGCGGGGCGGGAGCCGCCGCGGAAGTGGCCGAGGACGGCGCGCTCGCCGCCGAAGGCGCGGAGGCGGCGGCAGGGGAGAGCGGTGTCGCCGAGACACCGGGGGCCGCCGAGAGCCAGACTCCGGGCGACGTGGAGTCCGGGGGCACGGACCCGGTCAACCTGGCCACGGGCAAGATGTTCCTGGACCAGACGGACGTGTCGCTCCCCGGTGCGCCGGGATTCGCGTTCAAGCGCCGCGTGGAGTCGGGCTGCACCCACGGGCGCTGGTTCGGCCCTTCCTGGGCGAGCACCGTCGATCAGCGGCTGGACATCACGCCCGCCGGCATCAGATTCCTCCACGAGGACGGGATGCGGCTCTTCTATCCGCACCCGGCACCCGGCCTGCCCGTCCTGCCCACCCACGGCCCGCGCTGGCCCCTGAACCGGGAAGCCGGCGGCTACACCGTCACCGACCCGCAGACCCGGCGGGTATGGCATTTCGCCGACCGGAACGAAGAACTGGCCGAGCTGGTACAGATCGACGACAGCAACGGCAACTGGATCACCTTCGCATACGACGGGGCGGGAGTCCCCGAAGCCATCGTCCTCAGCACCGGACAGCGCCTGCGGCTGGAGTGCGCCGACGGTCTGATCACCGGTCTGCACCTGGCCGGCGCGGGGGACGACGGAGCCGATCTCCAACTCCTCCGCTACGGGTACGCGCGGGGAGACCTCACCGAGGTCACCAACTCCTCCGGGCAGCCACTCCGGTTCACTTACGACGACGCGCGAAGAATCACGTCGTGGACGGACACCAACGGGTATTCCTACACGTACGAGTACGACGACAGGGACCGGTGCGTCGCGCAGGGCGGTGCCGAAGGACACATGGGCCTACGGCTGTCCTACGGCGAGAGGGACCCGGAAACCGGACTGCGCACCACGACGGCGGTCAACGGAGAGGGCGCGGCACGTCAGTACTTCGTCAACGACCTGCACCAGATCGTCGCCATCGTCGACCCCGCGGGACACACCAGGCGCTTCACCCGCGACCGGTTCAACCGCCTGCTGTCCGAGACCGACGCCCTCGGCCGTACGACCTCGTACCGGTACGACGACATGGGCAACGCGACGGAGATCATCCGTCCGGACGGCCGGCGCACCACGCTCTCCTACGACGACCGTGGCCTGCTCACCCGGATAGTGCGCCCCGACGGAAGCACGGTCCGTCAGGAGTTCGACGACCGCGGGAACCGGACATCCGTCGCCGACTCGGCAGGCGGTAAGACCTTCTTCACCTACGACGCGTCCGGAAGACTGACCGGGCTGCGCGACCAGTACGGCCGGGTGACCGACATACGCTGCGACGCGGCCGGCCTGCCCGTCGAGGTGCGTGATCACACGGGCAACGTCATGCGCTACGAGCGCGACCCGCTCGGCCGTGTCACATCCATCACCGACCCCCTGGGGGCGACCGGTGAAATGGAATGGTCCGTCGAGGGCAAGGTCACCCGCCGCCGGAATCCGGACGGAACGGAAGAGGCGTGGACCTACGACGGTGAGGGGAACTGCCTCACCCACACGAACACGATCGGCGGCGTCACCCGCTTCGAGTACTCCCAGTTCGATCTGCTGACGGCACGCATCGAGCCCGACGGGACACGTCACGAGTTCGAATACGACAGCGAACTCCGCCTGACCCGAGTGACCAACCCGCAAGGGCTGACCTGGACCTACGAGTACGACCTGGTGGGGCGGCCGGTCACCGAAACCGACTTCGGCGGGAGGACCACCCGGTACTCCTACAACGCGGCCGGTGAGTTGATCTCCCGCACGAACGCACTCGGGCAGACCGTCACCTTCGAGCACAACGAACTCGGGCAAGTCGTGCGCAAGAGTGCCGACGGGGAGGTGATGACGTACACCTACGACTTCACCGACCGGATCGCCCGGGCCGCCAATTCCCATACGGACCTGACTCTCCTTCGCGACCGGCAGGGGCGCCTGGTCTCCGAGCGGATCAACGACCGTGAACTGTCGTACCGTTACGACGAGTTCGGCAGACTGACCGGACGTACGACACCGGCGGGCGCCGAGAGCGTGTGGGAATTCGACTCCGTGGGACAGCCCTGCCGGCTCACGGCGGACGGTCGCCCCGTCACGCTGGAGTACGACCGGGTCGGCCGGGAGACCGGCCGCCGGTTCGGTGAGTCCTTGATCGTGACCCGGTCGTTCGACGCCATGAACCGGCTGATCTCCCAAGCGGTGGACCACCCTCGCGGGCGTATCCAGTCGAGGGCCTACGAGTACCGCGCGGACGGCAGCCTGACGAAGGTCCATGACCAGCTGAACGGCGTTCGGCGCTACGAACTGGACCTGGCGGGAAGGGCCACCCGGGTCAGCGGAGAGGGCTGGGCGGAGTCCTACTCCTACGACGCGCTCGGCAACCAGACGGCGGCTGACTGGCCCGCCCGACCGTTCGGGGACGACGGCTGCGGCGAACGCGCCTACCAGGGCGCCGACCTCGTGGGCGCCGGCCGGATCCGCTACGAGCACGACGCGGCCGGGCGCGTGGTGCTCCGCCAGAAGACCCGGCTCTCCCGCAAACCGGACACCTGGCGGTACAGCTGGGACGCGGAGGACCGGCTCACCCAGGTCGTCACTCCCGACGGCACGGTGTGGCGGTACCAGTACGACGCCCTGGGCCGCCGCACCGGCAAGCAGCGCATCGCGGAGAACGGCGTCGACGCACTGGAACAGGTGGACTTCACCTGGGACGGCGTCTCGCTGTGCGAGCAGACCACCAGGTGGGGCGAGTCGAGTGACTCGGTGACCCTGACGTGGCATCTCCACGGTCCCGAGGCGGTCGCCCAGAGCGAGCGCAGGACCATGGCCGAGGCCTCGCAGGAAGAGGTGGACGCCCGCTTCTTCGCCATCGTCTCCGACCTCTCGGGAACTCCCTGCGAGCTGATCGACGAGTCCGGAGAAATCGCCTGGCGGTCCCTGAGCACGAACTGGGGAAAACTGTCCTGGCCGGTCCGAAGTCAGGCCTACACACCGCTGCGTTTCCCGGGGCAGTACTTCGACTCCGAGACGGGCCTCAACTACAACTACCTCAGGTACTACGATCCGGAAGTCGGCCAGTACGTCAGCCAGGACCCGCTCGGCCTGGCTCCGGCGGCCAACCCTGTCGGCTACGTGGACCGTCCTTCGGTCACCTGCGACCCCCTCGGACTCGCCCCTCAGAAGTCACCGATCCCGCCGAAGCCGTATGAGACGCCGAATCTTGCCGACTGGGCGAAGCATTTCAACCCGGAGGGCGGGATGAAGAACTGCACCTACGTCGGTGAAGCACTTGATCGATACCTTGGCGGTCAGGGATTCCATCCTGTGCCAGGAGACATGGGGGGACTCCAGTCTCTCGATCGACTGCAGAGTGTATATGGAAAAACCTTCGACGATACCAATTTCTGGGACATGGTTGACCACATCCGAAACGCGGGAGACGGTGCTCGCGGTCTGGTTGCCGCGCTACCGGAGGAAGGTGCCGGCCATGTTTTCAACATCGTGAACCGGCAGGGTCGGGTACTCTTCCTCGACGTGCAGACGGGTTTTGTCGATCCTATGGCCTTCAAGTCATTCAAGTTGATGAGGACGAACTGA
- a CDS encoding alpha-L-arabinofuranosidase C-terminal domain-containing protein, with the protein MADQERRAQARSGISRRAVIAALGAVPLVEGLRVATGTGLARAAADTSLPDPVAHWAFDEGTGTTAADASGHGRNLTLTGSAGWGDGKVGAHSLDVTAGGFAGMAGPVVDTSAAFSVSAWVRLTTVTGYQTFVSVDGSAVSAFYLQLRDDTGAFSFTRLPYDSTDANASAAVAGASFAPVAGTWYHLTGVHDPADGVVRLYVNGVLEGETAYTTGWKGTGATAVGRGLWAGSQVDQVHGLIDDVYVFDSALTGAQAAALAGVPVQDTEPLLAVDAGHPGPAVSPELGGIFFEDINHSGEGGLYAELVNNRSFMAASTPLHWSAVGGGAIAIDKSEPLNSALTQSLKLTVGAAGDGVANEGFWGIPVKPSTTYRASLYAKADGATGPLTVAITGTDGTVHASGTVRRLTGRWTKYELRLRTSAKAPMTADAKLTLTTASSSGTVWFSQVSLFPPTYKNRKNGLRVDLMEKLAALEPKFLRFPGGNYLEGNVIADRFDWKKTIGPVEQRPGHYNSAWGYWSTDGLGLPEYLRMTEDLGCMPLLCVYAGYSLGGDHVTGDALKPFVQDALDEIEYITGPVTSTWGAKRAADGHPEPYELKYVEIGNEDWFDRSGSYEQRYAAFYDAIKARYPHLKLIATTPVSSRPYDLIDEHYYQSPSAFQHGAHKYDQRDRTSPKVFVGEWASQEGRPTPDLNAALGDASWLTGLIRNSDQVLMESYAPLFSNVNNNAWATNLIAYDALTSYNSPSYYAQQILRTQRGDVVLPTTVRALPGLNVVTTRDRRSGRIHVAVVNTGGTARATRVTVAGAGRIASTGRATVLAGPSPTATNTLDAPNAVAPVTGRATRLGTAFERTFPPYSVTVLELHPA; encoded by the coding sequence GTGGCAGATCAGGAAAGACGAGCGCAAGCGCGTTCTGGTATCAGTCGACGGGCCGTCATCGCGGCCCTCGGCGCCGTTCCCCTCGTCGAGGGTCTGAGGGTCGCCACGGGGACGGGCCTCGCCCGGGCCGCCGCCGACACCTCACTCCCCGATCCGGTCGCCCACTGGGCTTTCGACGAGGGCACCGGCACCACCGCGGCTGACGCATCGGGGCATGGCCGGAACCTGACCCTGACGGGGTCCGCCGGGTGGGGGGACGGGAAGGTCGGCGCCCACAGCCTCGATGTCACCGCCGGCGGCTTCGCCGGGATGGCCGGGCCCGTGGTGGACACCTCGGCGGCCTTCTCCGTCTCCGCCTGGGTACGGCTGACCACCGTCACCGGCTACCAGACCTTCGTCAGTGTCGACGGCTCGGCCGTCAGCGCCTTCTACCTCCAACTCCGTGACGACACCGGAGCCTTCTCCTTCACCCGCCTGCCCTACGACTCCACCGACGCCAACGCCAGTGCGGCGGTCGCCGGTGCCTCCTTCGCGCCCGTGGCCGGCACCTGGTACCACCTCACCGGCGTCCACGACCCGGCGGACGGGGTCGTACGCCTCTACGTCAACGGCGTCCTGGAGGGCGAGACCGCCTACACCACCGGCTGGAAGGGCACCGGCGCCACCGCCGTCGGCCGCGGCCTGTGGGCAGGCTCCCAGGTCGACCAGGTGCACGGCCTCATCGACGACGTGTACGTGTTCGACAGCGCGCTCACCGGTGCGCAGGCCGCCGCCCTGGCCGGCGTTCCGGTCCAGGACACCGAGCCGCTGCTGGCCGTCGACGCCGGCCACCCCGGCCCCGCCGTCAGCCCCGAACTCGGCGGCATCTTCTTCGAGGACATCAACCACTCCGGCGAGGGCGGCCTGTACGCCGAACTCGTCAACAACCGCAGCTTCATGGCAGCGAGCACCCCCCTGCACTGGTCCGCGGTCGGCGGCGGCGCCATCGCCATCGACAAGAGCGAGCCGCTGAACTCGGCGCTGACCCAGTCCCTGAAGCTGACCGTGGGCGCGGCCGGCGACGGCGTCGCCAACGAGGGCTTCTGGGGCATACCGGTGAAGCCCTCCACCACCTACCGGGCCTCCCTGTACGCCAAGGCGGACGGCGCGACCGGCCCCCTGACCGTCGCCATCACCGGCACCGACGGCACCGTCCACGCCTCCGGCACCGTCCGCCGCCTCACCGGCCGGTGGACCAAGTACGAGCTGCGGCTGCGCACTTCCGCCAAGGCCCCGATGACCGCCGACGCCAAGCTGACCCTCACCACGGCCTCGTCCTCCGGCACCGTCTGGTTCAGCCAGGTCTCCCTCTTCCCGCCCACCTACAAGAACCGGAAGAACGGCCTGCGCGTCGACCTGATGGAGAAACTCGCCGCCCTGGAACCGAAGTTCCTGCGCTTCCCCGGCGGCAACTACCTCGAGGGCAACGTCATCGCCGACCGCTTCGACTGGAAGAAGACCATCGGTCCCGTCGAGCAGCGGCCCGGCCACTACAACTCCGCCTGGGGCTACTGGTCCACCGACGGTCTCGGCCTGCCCGAGTACCTCCGGATGACGGAGGACCTCGGCTGCATGCCGCTGCTGTGCGTCTACGCCGGGTACTCCCTTGGCGGCGACCACGTCACGGGCGACGCCCTGAAGCCCTTCGTCCAGGACGCCCTCGACGAGATCGAGTACATCACCGGCCCCGTCACCTCCACCTGGGGCGCCAAGCGTGCCGCCGACGGCCACCCGGAACCGTACGAGCTGAAGTACGTCGAGATCGGCAACGAGGACTGGTTCGACCGCTCCGGTTCCTACGAGCAGCGGTACGCCGCCTTCTACGACGCCATCAAGGCCCGTTACCCGCACCTGAAGCTGATCGCCACCACGCCGGTCAGCAGCCGTCCCTACGACCTGATCGACGAGCACTACTACCAGTCGCCGTCCGCCTTCCAGCACGGCGCGCACAAGTACGACCAGCGGGACCGCACCAGCCCCAAGGTCTTCGTCGGCGAGTGGGCCTCGCAGGAGGGGCGCCCCACTCCCGACCTGAACGCGGCGCTCGGCGACGCCTCCTGGCTCACCGGTCTCATCCGCAACTCCGACCAGGTGCTGATGGAGTCCTACGCACCGCTGTTCAGCAACGTCAACAACAACGCCTGGGCAACGAACCTCATCGCCTACGACGCGCTGACCAGCTACAACTCGCCCAGCTACTACGCGCAGCAGATCCTGCGCACCCAGCGCGGCGACGTGGTCCTGCCCACCACCGTGCGGGCCCTGCCGGGCCTGAACGTCGTCACCACCCGCGACCGCAGGAGCGGGCGCATCCACGTCGCGGTCGTCAACACGGGCGGTACCGCCCGTGCCACCCGGGTCACGGTCGCCGGTGCCGGCCGGATCGCCTCCACCGGCCGCGCCACGGTACTGGCCGGCCCGTCGCCGACGGCGACCAACACGCTCGACGCCCCGAACGCCGTCGCACCGGTCACCGGGCGGGCCACCCGCCTCGGCACGGCCTTCGAGCGCACCTTCCCGCCGTACTCGGTGACGGTGCTGGAACTGCACCCGGCCTGA